A window of Tautonia plasticadhaerens contains these coding sequences:
- a CDS encoding 1-deoxy-D-xylulose-5-phosphate reductoisomerase, whose amino-acid sequence MADLQNVVILGSTGSIGRSALSVLEHDCGRRLRAVGLAARSSWRELIDQARTHRPRWVALTDPDSASLVDGQLRGTGTELLSGRDGLVRMVQEPEVDKVVSAIVGAAGLESTWAALEAGKAVALANKETLVVGGPLITALARERNAPLLPVDSEHSAIFQCLRSGEPREVRRVILTSSGGPFRGKTRRELEGVTPEQALRHPTWQMGPKITIDSATLMNKALEVIEARWLFDLGPEQIEVVVHPESVVHSMVEFVDGSVIAQLSPPDMRLPIQYALTYPDRVDCPSPRLDLSRGWDLHFEPPDRETFPCLELGFEVMRRGGTAGAALNAANEAAVKRFLDREIAFLDIPRACRAALDHHEYDPRPSLSTLGAVDARARQEVARWVP is encoded by the coding sequence ATGGCCGATCTTCAGAACGTCGTGATCCTGGGCTCGACCGGCTCGATCGGCCGGAGCGCCCTGAGCGTGCTGGAGCACGACTGCGGGCGGAGGCTCCGCGCCGTCGGCCTGGCGGCCCGGTCGAGCTGGCGGGAGCTGATCGACCAGGCCCGGACGCACCGGCCGAGGTGGGTCGCCCTGACCGACCCCGACTCCGCCTCGCTCGTCGACGGCCAGCTGCGGGGCACCGGCACCGAACTGCTCTCGGGCCGGGACGGCCTGGTGCGGATGGTGCAGGAGCCGGAGGTGGACAAGGTCGTCTCGGCGATCGTCGGCGCCGCCGGCCTGGAGAGCACCTGGGCGGCGTTGGAGGCCGGCAAGGCCGTCGCCCTGGCCAACAAGGAGACCCTGGTGGTCGGCGGCCCGCTGATCACCGCGCTGGCCCGGGAGCGGAACGCCCCGCTGCTGCCGGTCGACAGCGAGCATTCGGCGATCTTCCAATGCCTCCGATCGGGGGAGCCGAGGGAGGTCCGTCGGGTCATCCTCACCTCCTCCGGGGGCCCCTTCCGGGGCAAGACCCGTCGGGAGCTGGAGGGAGTCACGCCGGAGCAGGCGCTGAGGCACCCGACCTGGCAGATGGGGCCGAAGATCACGATCGACTCGGCCACCCTGATGAACAAGGCGCTCGAGGTCATCGAGGCCCGATGGCTGTTCGACCTGGGCCCCGAGCAGATCGAGGTGGTGGTGCACCCCGAGAGCGTCGTCCACTCGATGGTCGAGTTCGTCGACGGCAGCGTGATCGCCCAGCTCTCGCCGCCGGACATGAGGCTGCCGATCCAGTATGCGTTGACCTATCCCGACCGGGTCGACTGCCCGAGCCCCCGGCTGGACCTGTCCCGGGGCTGGGACCTGCACTTCGAGCCGCCCGATCGGGAGACGTTCCCCTGCCTGGAGCTGGGCTTCGAGGTCATGAGGCGGGGGGGCACCGCCGGGGCTGCGCTGAACGCCGCGAACGAGGCGGCCGTGAAGCGGTTCCTGGACCGGGAGATCGCCTTCCTCGACATCCCCCGCGCCTGCCGGGCGGCGCTGGACCATCACGAATATGATCCGAGGCCCTCGCTGTCGACCCTGGGAGCGGTCGACGCGAGGGCCCGCCAGGAGGTCGCGCGTTGGGTACCTTGA
- a CDS encoding site-2 protease family protein, whose amino-acid sequence MGTLITVWTIIKAVLGISFVIFWHELGHFLLAKWNGVYVKTFSIGFPPRLVRLFKHRETEYVLGSVPLGGYVHMLGEDEGQTEPAPGSPGVTDAEGQPRADVEPSLANHPGAFFNKSVWARMAIISAGVVMNIILGVLCFAVVYMAGGRLEAPAILGGVAAGGPAYRAGLQAGDVVLAIDGEENVTFEDLNRIVVHSGPEQVLTFTVDRPGVAEPFDVPVRPERDPIEQVPKIRVALPRSLELIESDPFTRPPGMDGEPEGEFEAGDHIIRVGPAGEEPTPIDSPVALDRLLDEYRDAPLTFVVSRDPPETGSNAEENDGSPEAGGANVIERARITVPPSHFVDFGFRLNPGPVVALREGSPAAEAGLEVGDLIVAVDGNPDYDPMRLPEQAADRVGSTLMLTVVREGEEVSLTVTPVEGESWSRAISPDSPLNVDAIGLAMRVEPEVVAVREGSPAAEAGLKPGDSIAGLRFSWPKDEGEEEARVEDLTFGEAASWVYAFDFAQNFRAESIELRVEGREAPVAISPEVAADWYYPDRGVRLQLDVVPIPPMAVADALNRAGTETLEVIGSFYTLLQRLVEGQVGTKGLSGPIRIAKAFYDFAGVNFVEFLWFLGFISINLAVVNFLPIPPLDGGRMVFLIGEAVRGRPLPESWQALPTYLGLFFLLGLMAFVLIQDTIVTFF is encoded by the coding sequence TTGGGTACCTTGATCACCGTCTGGACCATCATCAAGGCGGTCCTGGGCATCTCGTTCGTGATCTTCTGGCACGAGCTGGGCCACTTCCTGCTGGCCAAGTGGAACGGGGTCTACGTCAAGACCTTCTCCATCGGCTTCCCGCCGCGGCTGGTCCGGCTGTTCAAGCACCGGGAGACGGAATACGTCCTCGGCTCTGTCCCGCTGGGCGGCTACGTGCACATGCTCGGCGAGGACGAGGGCCAGACCGAGCCCGCCCCCGGGTCCCCCGGCGTCACCGACGCCGAGGGGCAGCCCCGGGCCGACGTGGAGCCCTCGCTGGCGAACCACCCCGGCGCCTTCTTCAACAAGTCGGTCTGGGCGAGGATGGCGATCATCTCGGCCGGGGTGGTGATGAACATCATCCTCGGGGTGCTCTGCTTCGCGGTCGTCTACATGGCGGGGGGGCGGTTGGAGGCCCCGGCCATCCTCGGCGGGGTGGCGGCCGGGGGCCCCGCCTACCGGGCTGGGCTCCAGGCGGGGGACGTGGTGCTCGCCATCGACGGCGAGGAGAACGTCACGTTCGAGGACCTAAATCGGATCGTCGTCCACAGCGGCCCCGAGCAGGTGCTCACCTTCACCGTCGACCGGCCCGGGGTGGCCGAGCCCTTCGACGTGCCCGTCCGCCCCGAGCGGGACCCGATCGAGCAGGTCCCGAAGATCCGGGTCGCCCTGCCCCGGTCGCTGGAGCTGATCGAGTCCGACCCCTTTACGCGCCCACCCGGCATGGACGGCGAGCCAGAGGGCGAGTTCGAGGCGGGCGACCACATCATCCGGGTCGGACCCGCCGGCGAGGAGCCGACCCCGATCGACTCCCCCGTCGCGCTGGATCGGCTGCTCGACGAGTACCGGGACGCCCCGCTGACGTTCGTCGTCTCCCGAGATCCCCCCGAAACGGGGTCGAACGCCGAGGAGAACGACGGGTCGCCCGAGGCGGGCGGGGCGAACGTCATCGAACGGGCCCGGATCACGGTGCCCCCGAGCCACTTCGTCGACTTCGGGTTCCGGCTGAACCCCGGCCCGGTGGTCGCCCTCCGGGAGGGGTCGCCGGCAGCCGAGGCCGGGCTGGAGGTGGGAGACCTGATCGTCGCCGTCGACGGCAACCCCGACTACGACCCGATGCGGCTGCCCGAGCAGGCCGCCGACCGGGTCGGCTCGACGCTCATGCTCACCGTCGTCCGGGAGGGCGAGGAGGTCAGCCTGACGGTCACCCCGGTCGAGGGGGAGTCCTGGAGCCGGGCGATCTCGCCCGACTCCCCCCTGAACGTGGACGCGATCGGCCTGGCGATGCGGGTCGAGCCCGAGGTGGTCGCCGTGCGGGAGGGCTCTCCCGCCGCCGAGGCCGGGCTGAAGCCCGGGGACTCGATCGCCGGCCTCCGCTTTTCCTGGCCGAAGGATGAGGGGGAGGAGGAAGCCAGGGTCGAGGATTTGACCTTCGGCGAGGCCGCCTCGTGGGTCTACGCCTTCGACTTCGCCCAGAACTTCCGGGCCGAGTCGATCGAGCTGAGGGTCGAGGGCCGGGAGGCGCCCGTGGCCATCTCGCCCGAGGTCGCCGCCGACTGGTACTACCCCGATCGCGGGGTCCGGCTCCAGCTCGACGTGGTGCCGATCCCGCCGATGGCGGTGGCCGACGCCCTGAATCGGGCCGGCACCGAGACCCTGGAGGTGATCGGCTCCTTCTACACGCTGCTGCAGCGGCTGGTCGAGGGCCAGGTCGGCACCAAGGGCCTCTCCGGGCCGATCCGGATCGCCAAGGCCTTCTACGACTTCGCGGGGGTGAACTTCGTGGAGTTCCTCTGGTTCCTCGGGTTCATCAGCATCAACCTCGCCGTGGTCAACTTCCTGCCCATCCCGCCGCTCGACGGCGGCCGGATGGTCTTCCTCATCGGCGAGGCCGTCCGGGGCCGCCCCCTGCCCGAGTCGTGGCAGGCATTGCCCACCTACCTCGGCCTGTTCTTCCTGCTGGGGCTGATGGCCTTCGTCCTGATCCAGGACACGATCGTGACGTTCTTCTGA
- a CDS encoding class I SAM-dependent methyltransferase, whose product MPGQRILDFGCASGRMIRYFEDVAGRCEIWGVDINAEHITWCQQHLSPPFNFATTTTFPHLPFEDRSFDLIYCGSVFTHIADLADFWLLKLKRIARENARLYIIIHDNHSMELLLSGAAGPAWLSDMLREFVERSGVSDGTFTMFTINRGPNSAQVFYDIDYIRRHWGRHFRIHSITQEAYGKQTAVLLGR is encoded by the coding sequence GTGCCGGGGCAGCGGATCCTGGACTTCGGCTGCGCCTCCGGCAGGATGATCCGCTACTTCGAGGACGTCGCGGGCCGGTGCGAAATCTGGGGGGTCGACATCAATGCCGAGCACATCACCTGGTGCCAGCAGCACCTGAGTCCGCCGTTCAACTTCGCCACCACGACCACGTTCCCCCACCTCCCCTTCGAGGACCGCTCCTTCGACCTCATCTACTGCGGCTCGGTCTTCACCCACATCGCGGACCTCGCGGATTTCTGGCTGCTAAAGCTGAAGCGGATCGCCCGAGAGAATGCTCGGTTATACATAATAATCCATGACAACCATTCAATGGAGCTCCTCCTGTCGGGGGCGGCCGGGCCGGCCTGGCTCTCGGACATGCTCCGGGAGTTCGTCGAGCGATCGGGGGTGAGCGACGGGACGTTCACCATGTTCACGATCAACCGGGGGCCCAATTCCGCCCAGGTGTTCTACGACATCGACTACATCCGCCGGCACTGGGGACGGCACTTCCGCATCCATTCCATCACTCAGGAAGCTTACGGGAAGCAGACGGCCGTCCTCCTCGGGCGATAG
- a CDS encoding serine/threonine-protein kinase, whose amino-acid sequence MEAGLPGNGDRLDSFEIQQAIGVGGMGAVFRALDVRLDRFIALKVLPPGQAFEAENVRRFYQEGRAAARLDHENIARVYTIGQDKGLHYIAFEYIDGTTIRQRVERYGPLPVAEAINFTLQIAGALVHASERGVVHRDIKPSNIIVTAHGRAKLVDMGLARRFEREGADDGLTQSNMTLGTFDYISPEQARDPRSVDVRSDLYSLGCTIYHMLTGQPPFPGGTVLQKLLSHREEPAPDVRGLNPAVPADLAAIVLKLMAKDPDRRYQSPEQLVRDLLTLAGALGLRSISPEGLVWMSAAPRAPGWERHLFWGLPAAALGMIVATLVWMGRDPDGDPLLGLTPDPAEFNPPAVPRPADARPDVGASGADRGAIAAPTTTGTGPDLASATSSRSAAEPSTPNLPARVRRVRSDEDLRKVLRSEPPGSTIELADNGPYRLSTAPGPGPIRADLTIRAADDTRPVLQPDSPDEFALDPGPLLHFEGGRVTIEGLTFDLGEAGSSAGPAVRAEGTALTLSRCEVRGAGRPAAIELIAPVPPIGPGASSRSPAMAVEAGRMPVRLETCTLGGGRVGVSARGPVTLGLGDCSIACRGPAIWFNNGAGPSGSTIPDFGFEVMPTPASSSGPPVRARLEMEHVSLVAGAEPVFRFDGTAIQVVASDLLVAPPRALDSGSGRTTLVAIDDPDRLHWMGFGNLYARIGVYLQPSDPSSDHPRIFEFDAWAGGSSIGEVRSEDSTQHVWVEDDPGAALARDLPVSLAFRPASAALPPGDGAGNGPAPSVVGARRGPAGPIEPVEPTVASDARQPDPARLTGFDPDPMDLGPMTLAPGVGEPSGVGAFAAPPTSPGPRRLEPVEGEAPPAFRSFASTDSSRPGADGGRRQAAPPMLPTAEAMPTGLPDAAGSDADAPIRTAAGLVDRLGRLGPKGGVLLLAAGARIDLPPQAVPGSGIVEILAEPGPTRPLLRFLADPVAPAGTGGWSTMLRVERGGELRLRGVDLLVGSDEAPPPGPWAAFGLAPEATLDLTGCSVTVDGPVPSAAVRLLAEEPGEAGSPPEPFRAGGGVAGVRVIDSLIRCSDDVVEVASGARGEVELSNSVVSCGGSLLVGHGRASAAGGRLAASSAPEPRLVLELRRVTVVSRGGIVRLDSAPDQPELPLAVVSARESVLTTGPDGGALFLVDGQGELGTLGDRIRVVESREVAYHLVDEYRRDQTARLDILPQVLDRDEWRLFVGRSEVDARHGDAGFLDDDGPSTSPPSLDPDDLRLDPDGLASDLGPDLDRIPRPPGPETLAEGPTIRPGVQVLDRIRRYFPGLP is encoded by the coding sequence ATGGAGGCCGGGCTGCCGGGCAACGGCGACCGGCTGGACTCGTTCGAGATCCAGCAAGCCATCGGCGTCGGCGGCATGGGGGCGGTCTTCCGGGCCCTCGACGTGCGGCTGGACCGCTTCATCGCGCTGAAGGTCCTGCCGCCGGGCCAGGCGTTCGAGGCCGAGAACGTCCGCCGCTTCTACCAGGAGGGCCGGGCCGCCGCCCGGCTCGACCACGAGAACATCGCCCGGGTCTACACGATCGGCCAGGACAAGGGCCTGCACTACATCGCCTTCGAGTACATCGACGGCACCACCATCCGCCAGCGGGTCGAGCGGTACGGGCCGCTGCCGGTGGCCGAGGCGATCAACTTCACCCTGCAGATCGCCGGGGCCCTGGTGCACGCCTCGGAGCGGGGCGTGGTCCACCGCGACATCAAGCCGTCGAACATCATCGTCACCGCGCACGGCCGGGCGAAGCTGGTGGACATGGGCCTGGCCCGTCGCTTCGAGCGCGAGGGGGCCGACGACGGACTGACCCAGAGCAACATGACCCTGGGCACCTTCGACTACATCAGCCCCGAGCAGGCCCGGGACCCCCGCTCCGTCGACGTCCGCAGCGACCTCTACTCCCTCGGCTGTACCATCTACCACATGCTCACCGGCCAGCCGCCCTTCCCCGGCGGTACGGTGCTGCAGAAGCTCCTCAGCCACCGAGAGGAGCCCGCGCCCGACGTCCGGGGGCTCAACCCCGCCGTCCCGGCCGACCTGGCGGCGATCGTCCTGAAGCTGATGGCCAAGGACCCCGACCGGCGCTACCAGAGCCCCGAGCAACTCGTCCGGGACCTGCTCACCCTGGCCGGGGCGCTCGGCCTGCGGTCGATCAGCCCCGAGGGCCTGGTCTGGATGAGCGCCGCCCCCCGGGCCCCCGGCTGGGAGCGCCACCTGTTCTGGGGCCTGCCGGCCGCGGCCCTGGGCATGATCGTCGCGACCCTGGTCTGGATGGGGAGGGACCCCGATGGGGATCCGCTGCTGGGGCTGACCCCCGATCCCGCCGAGTTCAACCCCCCCGCCGTGCCCCGCCCGGCCGACGCCCGGCCGGACGTCGGCGCGTCCGGGGCCGATCGCGGGGCGATCGCCGCGCCGACGACGACCGGGACGGGGCCCGACCTCGCCTCGGCCACCTCCTCCCGATCGGCCGCCGAGCCGTCGACGCCGAACCTGCCGGCCCGGGTGCGTCGGGTCCGGTCGGACGAGGACCTCCGCAAGGTCCTGCGGTCCGAACCCCCCGGCTCAACGATCGAGCTGGCCGACAACGGCCCCTACCGGCTGTCGACCGCGCCGGGCCCCGGGCCGATTCGGGCCGACCTGACGATCCGGGCCGCCGACGACACCCGACCGGTCCTCCAGCCCGACTCCCCGGACGAGTTCGCGCTCGACCCCGGCCCGCTGCTGCACTTCGAGGGCGGCCGGGTGACGATCGAGGGGCTGACGTTCGACCTCGGCGAGGCCGGCTCCTCCGCCGGCCCCGCCGTCCGGGCCGAGGGGACGGCCCTCACGCTCAGCCGCTGCGAGGTGAGGGGGGCGGGCCGACCGGCCGCGATCGAGCTGATCGCGCCCGTGCCCCCGATCGGGCCGGGCGCCTCGTCGCGATCCCCCGCGATGGCCGTCGAGGCCGGGCGGATGCCGGTCCGTCTGGAGACCTGCACGCTGGGAGGGGGGCGCGTCGGCGTCTCGGCCCGGGGGCCGGTGACGCTGGGCCTCGGCGACTGCTCGATCGCCTGCCGGGGCCCGGCCATCTGGTTCAACAATGGGGCGGGCCCCTCGGGCTCGACGATCCCCGACTTCGGCTTCGAGGTGATGCCGACGCCCGCCTCCTCGTCCGGGCCCCCGGTCCGGGCCCGCCTGGAGATGGAGCACGTCAGCCTCGTCGCCGGGGCCGAGCCGGTCTTCCGGTTCGACGGCACGGCGATCCAGGTCGTGGCCTCCGACCTGCTCGTCGCCCCCCCCCGGGCCCTCGACTCCGGCTCCGGCCGGACGACCCTGGTGGCCATCGACGACCCCGACCGGCTCCACTGGATGGGCTTCGGCAACCTCTACGCGCGGATCGGCGTCTACCTCCAGCCCTCGGACCCCTCCTCCGACCACCCGCGGATCTTCGAATTCGACGCCTGGGCCGGGGGCTCCTCGATCGGCGAGGTCCGCTCGGAGGACTCGACCCAGCACGTCTGGGTCGAGGACGACCCCGGCGCCGCCCTCGCCCGGGACCTGCCCGTCTCCCTGGCCTTCCGGCCGGCATCGGCCGCCCTCCCCCCCGGCGACGGGGCCGGCAACGGCCCGGCCCCCTCGGTCGTCGGCGCCCGTCGGGGGCCGGCCGGCCCGATCGAGCCGGTCGAGCCCACCGTGGCCTCGGACGCCCGGCAGCCCGACCCGGCCCGCCTGACCGGCTTCGATCCCGACCCGATGGACCTCGGCCCGATGACGCTGGCCCCCGGCGTCGGGGAGCCGTCCGGCGTCGGCGCGTTCGCCGCCCCGCCGACCTCCCCGGGCCCCCGACGCCTCGAGCCGGTCGAGGGGGAAGCCCCCCCCGCGTTCCGCTCGTTCGCCTCAACCGACTCGTCCCGACCCGGGGCCGACGGCGGCCGACGCCAGGCCGCCCCCCCGATGCTGCCGACGGCCGAGGCGATGCCAACCGGCCTCCCGGACGCGGCCGGATCAGACGCCGACGCCCCCATCCGGACGGCAGCCGGGCTCGTCGACCGCCTGGGAAGGCTTGGCCCCAAGGGCGGCGTGCTCCTGCTGGCCGCCGGCGCCAGGATCGACCTGCCTCCCCAGGCGGTCCCCGGCTCCGGCATCGTCGAGATCCTCGCCGAGCCCGGCCCCACCCGGCCGCTGCTCCGCTTCCTCGCCGACCCGGTCGCCCCCGCCGGCACGGGAGGCTGGTCGACGATGCTCAGGGTGGAGCGGGGCGGCGAGCTTCGGCTGAGGGGCGTCGACCTCCTGGTCGGGTCGGACGAGGCCCCGCCCCCCGGCCCCTGGGCCGCCTTCGGGCTTGCCCCGGAGGCCACGCTCGACCTGACCGGCTGCTCAGTGACCGTCGACGGCCCCGTCCCCTCCGCCGCCGTCCGACTGCTCGCCGAGGAGCCGGGCGAGGCCGGCTCGCCTCCGGAACCGTTCCGCGCGGGGGGTGGGGTCGCCGGGGTCCGGGTCATCGACAGCCTGATCCGCTGCTCGGACGACGTGGTCGAGGTCGCCTCGGGGGCCCGGGGTGAGGTCGAGCTTTCCAACTCCGTCGTCTCCTGCGGCGGCAGCCTCCTGGTCGGCCACGGCAGGGCCTCGGCGGCGGGGGGGCGGCTCGCGGCCTCCTCGGCCCCGGAGCCGAGGCTGGTGCTGGAGCTCCGCCGCGTGACGGTCGTCTCCCGAGGGGGGATCGTCCGCCTCGACAGCGCCCCGGACCAGCCCGAGCTGCCCCTGGCCGTGGTCTCGGCCCGGGAGTCGGTCCTGACCACCGGCCCCGACGGCGGCGCCCTGTTCCTGGTCGACGGCCAGGGCGAGCTCGGCACCCTGGGCGACCGCATCCGGGTCGTCGAGAGCCGAGAGGTCGCCTATCACCTGGTCGACGAGTACCGCCGCGACCAGACCGCCCGACTGGACATCCTGCCCCAGGTGCTCGACCGGGACGAGTGGCGGCTGTTCGTCGGCCGCAGCGAGGTCGACGCCCGCCACGGCGACGCCGGATTCCTCGACGACGACGGCCCGTCGACCTCCCCCCCGTCCCTCGACCCCGACGACCTCCGCCTCGACCCCGACGGGCTCGCCTCCGACCTCGGCCCCGACCTCGACCGGATCCCCCGCCCCCCCGGCCCTGAGACCCTCGCCGAGGGCCCCACCATACGGCCCGGCGTCCAGGTGCTCGACCGGATCCGGCGGTACTTCCCCGGCCTGCCCTGA
- a CDS encoding AIM24 family protein: MAQDPFGIPSDADDPFELADSSGGPVRREDGPVPLTILGDIAQRARLDLEPGDAIWASKGSIMAYSDAVRWRLRVPGGVGGAVKRSLAGEGLTLTYIESDRPGYVLLAANAPGRIGIWDLTHGPIIATRGSFLAAWGERVDITVTIARRAGAAFFGGAGLFLQKVSGVGRVLVHGSGDFDERVLAPGERLLVSSGNLAAFSHSVDYDIQGVGGCSKMLFGGEGIFMTRLTGPGRVLLQSLKRGNAVQSSGRGG; this comes from the coding sequence ATGGCCCAGGACCCCTTCGGCATCCCGTCAGACGCCGACGACCCCTTCGAACTGGCCGATTCCTCCGGGGGCCCGGTGCGACGGGAAGACGGCCCGGTGCCACTGACGATCCTCGGCGACATCGCCCAGCGGGCCCGGCTGGACCTCGAACCGGGCGATGCGATCTGGGCGAGCAAGGGTTCGATCATGGCCTATTCCGACGCCGTCCGCTGGCGGCTCCGGGTGCCGGGCGGCGTCGGCGGGGCCGTGAAGCGCTCGCTGGCCGGCGAGGGCCTGACGCTGACCTACATCGAGTCCGATCGTCCCGGCTACGTGCTGCTGGCAGCGAATGCGCCGGGCCGGATCGGCATCTGGGATCTAACCCACGGGCCGATCATCGCCACCCGGGGCTCGTTCCTGGCCGCCTGGGGGGAGCGGGTCGACATCACCGTGACCATCGCCCGGCGCGCCGGTGCCGCGTTCTTCGGCGGCGCGGGCCTGTTCCTCCAGAAGGTCTCCGGGGTCGGTCGGGTGCTGGTGCACGGCAGCGGAGACTTCGACGAGCGGGTGCTCGCCCCGGGAGAGCGCCTGCTCGTCAGCTCGGGCAACCTCGCGGCGTTCTCCCACTCGGTCGACTACGACATCCAGGGGGTCGGCGGGTGTTCGAAGATGCTCTTCGGCGGCGAGGGGATCTTCATGACCCGGCTCACCGGCCCCGGCCGCGTGCTGCTCCAGAGCCTCAAGCGCGGCAACGCCGTGCAGAGCTCCGGCCGGGGCGGCTGA
- a CDS encoding alpha/beta hydrolase family protein, producing MSSRECTFTRRDFARGGAAMAMAWSLARAPGASRAFAGPIQDDGDRPILNRFPRMLQDFYVDRVRALDAARVRALRELETKEDAERHVASVRERIAECFGPMPGRTPLNPRVTGSIDRDGYRVENVIFESRPGFLVTGNIYVPTGRAGKLPGVIGTCGHSTEGKAAEPYQSFAQGLARLGYVCLIIDPIGQGERLQYPGADLGSSVGAGVHEHLLAGNQQLLVGENLGAWRAWDGIRALDYLLTRDEVDPDWIGVTGNSGGGTMTTWLCGLEGRWAMGAPSCFVTSFRRNLENELPADIEQCPPRALELGLDHEDFLAAMAPKPVIILAKERDYFDVRGSILAHRRLKRLYTLLGAPENIGLFVGPTEHGYSQENREAMYGWFNRATGSADGSTEPGLTIEPVEALRCTPEGQVAAMGSKSVVAFTREKSERLAGDRGGLDAEATRAAVASLVPGPGARPLPPYRILRPISGRGYPKPSIGVYAVPTEPGIEAIAYRLYDRAHQSRPPADATRAILYISDKSADAELRDEPLIRELIAAEPESALYACDVRGIGESRPNTCGIDSYFTPYGNDYFYASHGLMLGRPVPAQRALDVLGLLDWLRSIGHAEVHLASRGWGTIPTTLAAVLAEGDAIKAVTLKHAPASFSDIAEAEEYDWPLSSLLPGVLMAFDLPDCYRVLEARGLNLIEPRGATA from the coding sequence ATGTCCTCACGCGAATGCACCTTCACCCGACGCGACTTCGCCCGCGGCGGCGCCGCGATGGCGATGGCCTGGTCGCTGGCCCGGGCCCCCGGCGCCTCCCGGGCGTTCGCCGGCCCCATCCAGGACGACGGCGACCGGCCGATCCTCAACCGCTTCCCCCGGATGCTCCAGGACTTCTACGTCGACCGCGTCCGGGCCCTCGACGCCGCCCGCGTCCGGGCCCTCCGCGAGCTGGAGACGAAGGAAGACGCCGAGCGGCACGTGGCCTCGGTCCGGGAACGGATCGCCGAGTGCTTCGGCCCGATGCCCGGGCGGACGCCGCTGAACCCCCGGGTGACCGGCTCGATCGACCGGGACGGCTACCGGGTCGAGAACGTGATCTTCGAGAGCCGCCCCGGCTTCCTCGTGACGGGGAACATTTACGTCCCGACGGGTCGGGCGGGCAAGCTCCCCGGGGTGATCGGCACCTGCGGGCATTCGACGGAGGGCAAGGCGGCCGAGCCGTACCAGAGCTTCGCCCAGGGGCTGGCCCGGCTCGGCTACGTCTGCCTCATCATTGACCCCATCGGCCAGGGGGAGCGGCTCCAGTACCCGGGCGCGGATCTGGGGTCGAGCGTCGGCGCCGGCGTCCACGAGCACCTGCTGGCGGGGAATCAACAATTGCTCGTGGGCGAGAACCTCGGCGCGTGGCGGGCCTGGGACGGCATCCGGGCGCTCGACTACCTGCTGACCCGGGACGAGGTCGACCCCGATTGGATCGGCGTCACCGGCAACTCGGGGGGCGGCACGATGACCACCTGGCTCTGCGGCCTGGAGGGCCGCTGGGCCATGGGGGCGCCGAGCTGCTTCGTCACCAGCTTCCGCCGCAACCTGGAGAACGAGCTGCCGGCCGACATCGAGCAGTGCCCGCCCCGGGCCCTGGAGCTGGGGCTCGACCACGAGGACTTCCTCGCCGCGATGGCGCCCAAGCCGGTGATCATCCTCGCCAAGGAACGCGACTACTTCGACGTCCGGGGCTCGATCCTCGCCCACCGCCGCCTGAAGCGGCTCTACACGCTGCTCGGCGCCCCCGAGAACATCGGCCTGTTCGTCGGCCCCACCGAGCACGGCTACTCGCAGGAGAACCGGGAGGCCATGTACGGCTGGTTCAACCGGGCGACCGGCTCGGCCGACGGATCGACCGAGCCCGGACTGACGATCGAGCCGGTCGAGGCGCTCAGGTGCACCCCCGAGGGCCAGGTGGCGGCGATGGGGTCGAAGTCGGTCGTCGCCTTCACCCGGGAGAAGTCGGAACGGCTCGCAGGGGACCGCGGCGGGCTCGACGCCGAGGCCACCCGGGCGGCGGTCGCCTCGCTCGTCCCGGGGCCCGGGGCCCGGCCGCTCCCACCCTATCGCATCCTCCGGCCGATCTCCGGGCGGGGCTACCCGAAGCCGAGCATCGGCGTCTACGCCGTGCCGACCGAGCCGGGGATCGAGGCGATCGCCTACCGCCTCTACGACCGGGCCCACCAGTCCCGGCCCCCCGCCGACGCGACCCGCGCGATCCTCTACATTTCCGACAAATCCGCCGATGCCGAATTGCGCGACGAGCCGTTGATCCGTGAGCTGATCGCCGCCGAGCCCGAGTCCGCCCTCTACGCCTGCGACGTGCGGGGCATCGGCGAATCCCGCCCCAACACTTGCGGGATCGATTCGTATTTCACCCCCTACGGCAACGACTACTTCTACGCCTCGCACGGCCTGATGCTCGGCCGCCCCGTCCCGGCGCAGCGGGCGCTCGACGTGCTGGGGCTCCTGGACTGGCTCCGGTCCATCGGCCACGCCGAAGTCCACCTCGCCTCCCGGGGCTGGGGGACCATCCCCACCACCCTCGCCGCCGTGCTGGCCGAGGGGGACGCGATCAAGGCCGTGACGCTCAAGCACGCACCCGCATCCTTCTCCGACATCGCCGAGGCCGAGGAGTACGACTGGCCCCTCTCCTCGCTGCTCCCCGGCGTGCTCATGGCATTCGACCTCCCCGACTGCTACCGAGTCCTGGAGGCCAGGGGGCTCAATCTGATCGAGCCGAGGGGGGCGACCGCCTGA